In Gossypium arboreum isolate Shixiya-1 chromosome 5, ASM2569848v2, whole genome shotgun sequence, a single genomic region encodes these proteins:
- the LOC108452456 gene encoding transcription factor PRE6-like encodes MSSRGLRSRQSSGVSRIRDDQITDLVSKLQLLIPQLRRGRSHKVSASKVLQETCNYIRSLHREVEDLSHRLSELLASTDIDNDQAAIIRSLLM; translated from the exons ATGTCAAGCAGAGGATTACGTTCTAGGCAGTCAAGCGGTGTTTCTAGGATCAGAGATGATCAGATCACTGATCTTGTTTCCAAGCTGCAACTACTTATCCCTCAGCTTCGTAGAGGGCGCTCCCACAAG GTATCAGCTTCCAAGGTCTTACAGGAGACCTGCAACTACATCAGAAGCTTACACAGAGAGGTGGAAGACCTAAGCCACCGGTTATCGGAGCTATTAGCTTCAACAGACATCGATAATGACCAAGCAGCCATTATCAGGAGTTTACTTATGTAA